Proteins from a genomic interval of Flammeovirgaceae bacterium SG7u.111:
- the rpsS gene encoding 30S ribosomal protein S19 — translation MSRSLKKGPYIDYRLDKKVATLEESGKKTVIKTWSRRSMISPDFIGHTFAVHNGNKFIPVYVTENMVGHKFGEFAPTRNFRGHISKKDKGKR, via the coding sequence ATGTCTAGATCACTTAAAAAAGGACCATATATAGATTATAGGCTTGATAAGAAAGTAGCTACTCTTGAAGAGTCTGGCAAAAAAACAGTTATCAAGACTTGGTCAAGAAGATCAATGATTTCCCCTGATTTCATAGGTCACACATTTGCAGTTCACAACGGCAACAAATTCATCCCTGTTTATGTAACCGAAAACATGGTAGGTCATAAGTTTGGTGAATTTGCACCTACTCGTAACTTCAGGGGGCACATTTCTAAAAAAGATAAAGGGAAAAGATAA
- the rplW gene encoding 50S ribosomal protein L23, producing MQILKKPIVTEKVTEMNEKGIYGFIVDRRANKIQIKKEVEATYGVNVDSVRTMNYQGKAKVRYTRTKVISGRQQSFKKAIVQVAEGEFIDLYENL from the coding sequence ATGCAAATACTTAAGAAGCCCATAGTAACAGAGAAAGTTACTGAAATGAACGAAAAGGGCATATATGGATTTATTGTTGACAGGAGAGCCAACAAAATACAGATCAAGAAAGAGGTAGAGGCAACTTACGGTGTCAATGTAGATAGCGTAAGAACTATGAACTACCAAGGCAAAGCTAAAGTTCGTTACACTCGTACGAAAGTTATTAGTGGACGCCAGCAGTCTTTCAAGAAAGCAATAGTTCAAGTTGCAGAAGGTGAGTTCATCGATCTGTATGAAAATTTATAA
- a CDS encoding peptidylprolyl isomerase: MMLKNLIPFLFLLAIISSCGGEKKKGLSEYRSLKEGEEYLITIETSMGNMQAILYDETPLHKENFVKLAVDGFYDDLLFHRVMSEFMIQGGDPTSRDAGSLAKLGMGSPGYTIPAEFNPSLIHKKGALSAARIGGDANPDKESNGSQFFVVEGKVFSEEELKNLMVDYQQMQGLFVQLLEKEEYYSVRQEAVQLQVDGEMEKYGKLIMDNKEVIEEEFGVELDKPISEQQLQAYTSIGGYPSLDGEYTVFGEVITGLDVLEKISQVPTGSGDRPFDDVSFKVVVEIMPKPTIEQKFGISLQ; encoded by the coding sequence ATGATGTTGAAAAACTTAATTCCATTCTTATTTCTATTGGCCATAATTTCTTCTTGTGGTGGGGAAAAGAAAAAAGGACTCTCAGAATACCGTTCGCTAAAAGAAGGAGAAGAATATTTAATTACCATAGAAACTAGTATGGGAAATATGCAAGCCATTCTTTACGATGAAACCCCTCTTCATAAGGAAAACTTTGTAAAACTGGCGGTAGATGGATTTTATGACGATTTGCTTTTCCATAGAGTGATGTCTGAATTTATGATTCAGGGAGGTGATCCAACTTCACGGGATGCTGGCTCATTGGCAAAGCTTGGAATGGGAAGTCCAGGCTATACTATTCCTGCTGAGTTTAACCCTAGTTTAATTCATAAAAAAGGGGCATTGTCTGCGGCCAGAATTGGTGGTGATGCCAATCCTGATAAAGAATCTAATGGAAGCCAGTTTTTTGTGGTAGAAGGAAAAGTTTTTAGTGAAGAAGAGCTGAAAAACTTGATGGTTGATTATCAGCAAATGCAGGGATTGTTTGTGCAGTTACTTGAAAAAGAAGAATATTACTCTGTGCGTCAAGAAGCAGTGCAGCTTCAAGTAGACGGGGAAATGGAGAAATATGGAAAGTTGATAATGGACAATAAAGAGGTGATTGAGGAGGAGTTTGGAGTGGAGCTTGATAAGCCAATTTCTGAGCAGCAACTTCAAGCTTATACTTCTATAGGTGGCTACCCTTCGTTAGATGGGGAATATACCGTCTTTGGAGAAGTAATTACTGGATTAGATGTGTTGGAAAAAATAAGTCAAGTGCCAACAGGTTCAGGAGACAGGCCTTTCGACGATGTGTCTTTTAAGGTTGTGGTAGAAATAATGCCTAAACCTACTATCGAGCAAAAGTTTGGGATTTCTCTTCAATAG
- a CDS encoding aminopeptidase P N-terminal domain-containing protein produces the protein MKYAPIDNSLFIKNRKNLAKEMKPNSIAILNSNDIMPTSADGVMPFKQHSDIFYLSGINQEESVLVVFPDAREEKHREILFLKETSELIAIWEGAKYTKQQARETSGVPTVYWLSSMNDVLTRLVYEAERIYLNTNEHLRAGEDVETRDARFIKWCKEKFPLHEYERLSPIMHHLRVIKSETEVELIKHACGITKKGFERVLKFVKPGVWEYEIEAEMMHEFLRNRSRGSAYEPIIASGSDSCVLHYISNAKQCQDGDVLLMDFGAEYANYASDLTRTIPVSGKFTERQKAVYNAVLRVMKQGIQMLVPGNNLIDYTADVQKIMEEELIELGLFTAEDVKNQKRGKPLFRKYFMHGVSHHLGLDVHDYGSRARKFEDGMVFTCEPGIYIREEGIGVRIENDILINGNSPVDLMADIPIEADEIESIMQNS, from the coding sequence ATGAAATACGCTCCAATCGACAATTCTTTATTCATCAAAAATAGAAAGAACTTGGCAAAAGAGATGAAACCAAACTCAATTGCCATATTAAATTCTAATGACATTATGCCGACCAGTGCCGATGGTGTGATGCCTTTCAAACAGCATTCAGATATTTTTTATTTAAGTGGGATAAATCAGGAAGAGTCGGTGTTAGTGGTTTTTCCCGATGCGAGGGAGGAAAAGCACCGTGAAATTCTTTTTTTGAAAGAAACGAGTGAGTTGATAGCGATTTGGGAAGGGGCAAAATATACCAAACAACAGGCAAGAGAAACTTCGGGAGTGCCAACTGTTTACTGGTTGAGCAGTATGAATGATGTGCTGACAAGGTTGGTTTACGAAGCCGAAAGAATTTATTTGAACACAAATGAGCACTTGAGGGCAGGAGAAGATGTGGAAACGAGGGATGCCCGCTTCATAAAATGGTGTAAAGAGAAATTTCCCCTGCATGAATATGAGCGTTTGTCCCCAATAATGCATCACCTCCGAGTGATCAAATCTGAAACGGAAGTTGAGTTGATAAAGCATGCTTGTGGAATTACCAAAAAAGGCTTCGAGCGAGTGTTGAAATTTGTGAAGCCAGGGGTGTGGGAATATGAAATAGAGGCAGAAATGATGCATGAGTTTTTGAGGAATCGCTCAAGAGGGTCGGCATATGAACCTATCATCGCTTCGGGCTCAGACTCTTGCGTTCTACATTATATCTCCAATGCTAAACAGTGCCAAGATGGGGATGTGCTTTTAATGGATTTTGGGGCTGAGTATGCTAATTATGCTTCTGACCTGACCCGTACTATTCCCGTGAGCGGAAAGTTTACCGAACGGCAAAAGGCGGTTTATAATGCTGTGTTGAGAGTGATGAAACAGGGAATTCAAATGCTTGTTCCAGGTAATAATTTGATAGACTATACCGCAGACGTACAGAAAATAATGGAAGAGGAATTGATTGAGCTCGGGCTGTTCACAGCAGAAGACGTGAAAAACCAAAAACGAGGTAAGCCATTATTCAGGAAATACTTTATGCATGGAGTTTCTCACCATTTGGGTTTGGATGTGCATGATTATGGTTCAAGGGCTAGGAAATTTGAAGATGGGATGGTGTTTACTTGCGAGCCTGGTATTTATATCCGAGAAGAAGGAATAGGCGTGAGGATTGAAAATGATATTCTTATCAATGGAAACTCTCCAGTTGATCTGATGGCAGATATTCCGATTGAGGCAGATGAAATAGAATCAATAATGCAAAACAGTTAG
- the rplV gene encoding 50S ribosomal protein L22: MEAVAKLNNVPIAPRKMRLVVDTIRGQKVSHALNLLKFEAKSGAPLIEKLLLSALANWEAKNPDEAIEDADLFVKEVFVTQGRTLKRFRPAPQGRAHRIRKRSNHVTLVVDSFSNTLLDEVEEVETEVTEQSDN, from the coding sequence ATGGAAGCAGTAGCGAAATTAAATAACGTACCCATCGCTCCCCGTAAGATGCGCCTAGTTGTTGACACTATTAGGGGACAAAAAGTAAGTCACGCACTTAACCTGTTAAAGTTCGAAGCGAAAAGTGGTGCTCCACTTATAGAAAAGCTTCTTCTTTCAGCTCTTGCCAACTGGGAAGCAAAAAACCCTGATGAGGCTATAGAGGATGCAGATCTTTTTGTAAAAGAAGTATTTGTTACTCAGGGAAGGACTCTTAAAAGATTCAGACCTGCACCTCAGGGAAGAGCTCACCGTATCAGGAAACGCTCTAACCATGTAACTTTGGTAGTTGATTCATTCAGCAATACTTTGCTTGACGAAGTTGAGGAAGTCGAAACTGAAGTAACTGAACAATCTGATAATTAA
- a CDS encoding S8 family serine peptidase: MRILIGVLSFLILSSSAFAQQQKYWVVFKKKEIKEHENTALVSEKTLENRKSQEIPLIQYSDFPVSASNLESVKQEGAAPLVVSKWLNAASAKLTPEQVNRLKQLPNVKKVIPIRGKMLPAKYTMPSPSYATAISQMEANVMAEEGLTGEGVVVGVIDAGFFGAKNNKYLKELFKDKRVLGVKDLVNPLKTDHYDSMETFSDSHGTTVLKMITGVKGKGEQSGFATNATFYLARTDHGDNETRGEEDNWVQAMEWMDSLGVRLINTSLGYALGFDDPNENYKLEDMDGQTSIISKAAQIASDEKGILLVVSAGNEGSDPAWRIVSTPADAKGVLSIGATDPSGLKMGYSSIGPEELPYLKPNVSCFSLSGTSFSAPVITGFAACLLQKKPEAKNTEIIKVIEKSAQLYPYGNNFIGYGIPKASMALSLLKNEIELTDLPQKVSAEGKDVYTVKVKDKKITKGIIFHKKDERIVLLQNYVKGNKGKFEIKKAKDAQFSSVIIDGRVYEIAW, from the coding sequence ATGAGAATTTTAATTGGAGTATTGAGCTTTTTAATTCTTTCCTCTTCGGCTTTTGCCCAACAGCAAAAATACTGGGTCGTATTCAAAAAAAAGGAAATAAAAGAGCATGAAAACACAGCACTTGTGTCTGAAAAAACACTTGAAAACAGAAAGTCACAAGAGATTCCTTTAATTCAATATTCTGATTTTCCAGTTTCTGCCTCCAATTTAGAAAGCGTAAAACAAGAAGGGGCTGCTCCTCTTGTGGTATCCAAATGGCTCAATGCCGCAAGCGCAAAACTTACCCCCGAGCAAGTGAACAGGCTCAAGCAATTGCCTAATGTAAAAAAAGTCATCCCTATCCGAGGAAAAATGCTTCCTGCTAAATATACCATGCCATCGCCATCTTATGCTACTGCCATCAGCCAAATGGAAGCCAACGTAATGGCCGAAGAAGGACTCACAGGCGAAGGAGTTGTTGTTGGTGTAATTGACGCTGGTTTTTTCGGTGCAAAAAACAACAAATACCTGAAAGAACTTTTCAAAGATAAGCGAGTATTGGGCGTAAAGGATTTGGTAAACCCTCTTAAAACCGACCATTACGATTCTATGGAAACTTTTTCGGACAGCCACGGAACGACTGTTTTGAAAATGATAACGGGGGTGAAAGGAAAAGGAGAGCAGTCAGGCTTTGCTACCAATGCTACATTTTACTTGGCAAGAACTGACCACGGTGACAACGAAACCAGAGGGGAAGAAGATAACTGGGTACAAGCAATGGAATGGATGGATAGCTTGGGCGTTCGGCTCATCAACACGTCTCTGGGCTATGCACTCGGTTTCGACGATCCTAATGAGAATTACAAGTTGGAAGATATGGATGGGCAAACGAGCATTATCAGCAAAGCCGCTCAAATCGCCAGCGATGAAAAAGGCATATTACTCGTGGTTTCTGCTGGAAATGAAGGATCGGACCCAGCTTGGCGAATCGTTTCCACCCCTGCCGATGCTAAAGGTGTCCTTTCGATTGGGGCAACTGACCCAAGTGGGCTAAAAATGGGGTACAGCAGTATTGGGCCAGAAGAGTTACCTTACCTCAAGCCAAATGTTTCTTGCTTTTCTCTGAGCGGAACTTCTTTCTCCGCTCCGGTAATAACCGGTTTTGCCGCTTGTCTTTTGCAGAAAAAACCTGAAGCCAAGAATACTGAAATCATCAAAGTCATTGAGAAATCTGCACAGCTCTATCCTTATGGAAATAACTTCATAGGCTACGGAATCCCCAAAGCCTCCATGGCTCTTTCTCTGTTAAAAAATGAAATTGAGCTTACGGATTTGCCACAAAAAGTCTCTGCCGAAGGGAAGGATGTCTATACCGTAAAAGTGAAAGACAAAAAAATCACTAAGGGTATTATTTTCCACAAAAAGGATGAAAGAATAGTGCTTTTGCAAAATTATGTAAAAGGTAACAAGGGAAAGTTTGAAATAAAAAAAGCAAAAGATGCGCAATTCAGTTCTGTTATCATAGACGGTAGGGTCTATGAAATTGCTTGGTAA
- the rpsC gene encoding 30S ribosomal protein S3: MGQKVNPIGLRLGYVKGWDSSWYGGKDFSDKLVEDEKIRKYVSARLPNPRAGISRIVIERTLKRLTLTVHTARPGVVIGKAGAEVDKIKEELKQLTSKDVQINISEIKRPELDSKLVAESVAQQISNRVSYRRAMKQAIQNTMRVGAQGIKIKASGRLGGAEMARTELYKEGRIPLHTLRANIDYSLVEAQTVYGKIGIKVWIFKGEIYGKPDLSPNIDEAPERGNRGGNRGGNKRKPQGRRRPGGGGRPQNNDR, encoded by the coding sequence ATGGGACAAAAAGTAAATCCAATAGGGCTCAGGTTAGGATACGTAAAAGGATGGGATTCTAGCTGGTACGGAGGAAAAGACTTCTCAGACAAATTAGTTGAGGACGAAAAAATTCGTAAATATGTTAGTGCCAGACTCCCTAACCCAAGGGCAGGCATTTCAAGAATTGTAATAGAAAGAACGCTTAAAAGGCTAACCCTTACTGTTCACACGGCTCGTCCGGGTGTAGTAATTGGTAAGGCTGGTGCTGAGGTTGATAAAATCAAAGAAGAGCTTAAGCAACTTACTAGTAAAGATGTTCAGATCAATATCAGTGAGATCAAAAGACCTGAGCTTGATTCTAAACTAGTTGCAGAGTCTGTTGCACAGCAAATCAGCAATAGGGTATCGTACAGGAGAGCTATGAAACAAGCTATCCAAAACACGATGCGTGTTGGTGCTCAAGGTATCAAAATCAAAGCTTCTGGTAGACTAGGTGGTGCTGAAATGGCAAGAACCGAACTTTACAAAGAAGGTCGTATTCCATTGCATACACTTAGAGCTAACATCGACTATTCATTGGTTGAAGCTCAAACTGTATATGGTAAAATCGGTATCAAGGTTTGGATATTTAAAGGCGAAATCTACGGTAAGCCTGATTTGAGCCCAAATATCGACGAAGCTCCAGAAAGAGGAAATAGAGGCGGTAACAGAGGTGGTAACAAAAGAAAACCACAAGGAAGGAGAAGACCAGGAGGAGGCGGAAGACCTCAGAACAACGATAGATAA
- the rplB gene encoding 50S ribosomal protein L2 gives MGVRKLKPTSPGQRFRLAPTFEEITTSKPEKSLLAPYKKSGGRNSQGRITSRNRGGGHKQRYRIIDFKRTKHGMPAEVLSVEYDPIRTARISLLQYEDGEKTYIVAPAGIQVGQKVVSGPEAAPELGNCLPLENIPLGTIIHNIELKPGKGAAMARSAGSYAQLMGRTGKYATLKLPSGESRLVLLSCYATIGTVSNSDHMNERLGKAGRKRWLGRRPRVRGVAMNPVDHPMGGGEGRSSGGHPRSRTGLYSKGKKTRSPKKYSNSFIIGKKNKK, from the coding sequence ATGGGTGTTAGAAAACTAAAACCGACTTCCCCAGGACAAAGGTTTAGATTGGCCCCAACTTTTGAGGAGATTACAACCAGCAAGCCCGAAAAGTCATTGTTGGCTCCTTATAAGAAGTCTGGTGGTAGAAATAGTCAGGGACGCATTACTTCTAGAAACAGAGGCGGTGGTCACAAACAAAGATATAGGATCATCGATTTCAAAAGGACAAAACACGGCATGCCTGCTGAAGTATTGTCAGTTGAATATGATCCAATAAGAACAGCTCGTATTTCTTTGCTTCAATACGAAGATGGTGAGAAGACGTACATCGTTGCACCAGCAGGGATCCAAGTAGGACAAAAAGTAGTATCTGGACCAGAAGCTGCTCCAGAACTTGGCAACTGCCTTCCACTTGAAAACATTCCTTTGGGTACCATTATTCACAACATTGAGTTGAAACCAGGTAAAGGAGCTGCGATGGCTCGTAGTGCAGGGTCTTATGCTCAGCTAATGGGTCGTACTGGAAAATATGCCACTCTTAAATTGCCTTCAGGTGAAAGTCGTTTAGTATTACTTTCTTGCTACGCAACGATAGGTACTGTATCAAACAGTGATCATATGAACGAGCGTTTAGGAAAAGCGGGTAGGAAAAGATGGTTAGGAAGACGTCCACGTGTAAGAGGTGTTGCTATGAACCCTGTCGATCACCCAATGGGTGGTGGTGAAGGAAGGTCTTCAGGAGGTCATCCAAGGTCACGTACTGGTCTTTACTCTAAAGGTAAGAAGACTAGGAGTCCTAAGAAGTATTCCAACTCTTTCATTATTGGCAAAAAAAATAAGAAATAA
- the rplD gene encoding 50S ribosomal protein L4, with amino-acid sequence MELSVFDISGKDTGRTVALPESVFGIEPNDHAIYLDVKQFLANQRQGTHAAKERADIVGSTRKIKKQKGTGTARAGSIKSPIFRGGGRVFGPRPRDYSFKLNKKLKKLARKSALAYKATDSSISVIEGFNLDTPKTKSYLNILKGLELSGKKTLLVLPEQDTNIYLSARNIPKTKVVTVDNLNTYEILYADTLIVAESSLEKLSAL; translated from the coding sequence ATGGAATTATCAGTATTTGATATAAGCGGAAAAGATACGGGCAGAACTGTTGCGTTGCCTGAATCAGTATTTGGAATCGAACCAAATGATCACGCCATCTATCTTGACGTAAAGCAATTCTTGGCTAACCAAAGACAAGGAACACATGCTGCCAAAGAAAGAGCGGATATCGTAGGTTCAACCAGAAAGATCAAAAAGCAAAAAGGAACTGGTACAGCTCGTGCGGGTAGTATCAAATCTCCTATTTTTAGAGGTGGTGGACGTGTATTTGGTCCAAGGCCAAGAGATTATAGCTTCAAGCTTAACAAAAAGCTTAAAAAATTGGCTAGGAAATCTGCTCTTGCTTACAAAGCAACAGATTCATCGATCTCTGTAATAGAAGGTTTCAACTTAGACACGCCAAAGACTAAGTCGTATTTGAATATCCTTAAAGGATTGGAATTGTCTGGCAAAAAGACATTGCTAGTACTCCCAGAACAAGATACCAACATCTATCTTTCTGCGAGAAACATTCCAAAGACGAAGGTAGTCACTGTTGACAACCTAAATACTTATGAAATTCTTTATGCAGACACGTTGATAGTTGCCGAGTCTTCACTCGAAAAACTTTCAGCCCTCTAA